One part of the Entelurus aequoreus isolate RoL-2023_Sb linkage group LG05, RoL_Eaeq_v1.1, whole genome shotgun sequence genome encodes these proteins:
- the LOC133651125 gene encoding G protein-activated inward rectifier potassium channel 2-like, with the protein MEQDVESSAINKVPKQLVTMERTRRVQRYVRKDGKCNVHHGNVRETYRYLTDIFTTLVDLKWRFNLFVFVLVYTVTWLFFGFMWWLIAYLRGDLDHLADNLWTPCVNNLNSFVSAFLFSIETETTIGYGYRVITDKCPEGIVLLLVQSVLGSIVNAFMVGCMFVKISQPNKRAETLVFSTHAVVSMRDGRLCLMFRVGDLRNSHIVEASIRAKLIKSKQTKEGEFIPLNQTDINVGYNTGDDRLFLVSPLIICHEIDQSSPFWDVSPAHLAHEDLEVVVILEGMVEATGMTCQARSSYVSSEIKWGYRFTPVLTLEDGFYEVDYNSFHDIYQTNTPACSARELADMYERARPPLACSLAGKPSQQDLAEADKEAEPQSKKVPQTERNGDVSNAETESKV; encoded by the exons ATGGAGCAGGATGTGGAGAGCTCGGCCATCAACAAGGTCCCCAAGCAGCTGGTGACCATGGAGCGGACCAGGAGGGTCCAGCGCTACGTGCGGAAAGACGGCAAGTGCAACGTGCACCACGGCAACGTGCGCGAGACTTACCGCTACCTGACGGACATCTTCACCACGCTGGTGGACCTGAAGTGGAGGTTCAACCTGTTTGTCTTCGTCCTGGTCTACACCGTCACCTGGCTCTTCTTCGGCTTCATGTGGTGGCTCATCGCCTACCTGCGGGGAGACCTGGACCACCTGGCCGACAACCTCTGGACTCCGTGCGTCAACAACCTCAATAGTTTCGTCTCGGCCTTCCTCTTCTCCATCGAGACGGAGACCACCATCGGGTACGGGTACCGGGTGATCACGGACAAGTGTCCCGAGGGCATCGTGCTGCTGCTGGTGCAGTCGGTGCTGGGCTCCATCGTCAACGCCTTCATGGTGGGCTGCATGTTCGTCAAGATCTCGCAGCCCAATAAGCGCGCCGAGACGCTGGTGTTCTCCACCCACGCCGTGGTCTCCATGAGGGACGGCCGCCTGTGCCTCATGTTCCGGGTGGGCGACCTCAGGAACTCGCACATCGTGGAAGCGTCCATCCGGGCCAAGCTCATCAAGTCCAAGCAGACCAAGGAGGGCGAGTTCATCCCCCTGAACCAGACGGACATCAACGTGGGCTACAACACGGGCGACGACCGCCTCTTCCTGGTGTCCCCGCTCATCATCTGTCACGAGATCGACCAGAGCAGTCCCTTCTGGGACGTCTCGCCCGCACACCTGGCCCACGAGGACCTGGAGGTGGTCGTCATCCTGGAGGGCATGGTGGAGGCCACGG gcatGACGTGTCAGGCCAGGAGTTCGTACGTGAGCAGTGAGATCAAGTGGGGTTATCGCTTCACGCCCGTCCTCACGCTGGAGGACGGCTTCTACGAGGTGGACTACAACAGCTTCCACGACATCTACCAGACCAACACACCCGCATGCAGCGCCAGGGAGCTGGCGGACATGTACGAGCGTGCCCGCCCGCCCCTCGCCTGCTCGCTGGCCGGCAAGCCCAGTCAGCAGGATCTGGCCGAGGCCGACAAGGAGGCGGAGCCACAGAGCAAGAAGGTCCCGCAGACTGAGAGGAACGGAGACGTCTCCAACGCGGAGACGGAGTCCAAAGTGTAG